A DNA window from Christiangramia salexigens contains the following coding sequences:
- the prfA gene encoding peptide chain release factor 1: MIDRLNIVKQRFDEVNDLIIQPDVISDQKRYIELNKEYKDLKALMDEREKYVSLTENISEAEEIISDGSDPEMTEMAKLQLEEAKSQLPELEEKIRMMLIPKDPEDGKNIVMEIRAGTGGDEASIFAGDLYRMYTKYVESKGWKHNIVDFSEGTSGGFKEMIFEVSGEEVYGTMKFEAGVHRVQRVPQTETQGRVHTSAATVMVLPEAEEFDVEIDPKEVRIDYFCSSGPGGQSVNTTYSAVRLTHEPTGLVAQCQDQKSQHKNKEKAFRVLRSRLYEMELAKKMEADAAKRNSMVSSGDRSAKIRTYNYAQSRVTDHRINLTLYDLSNIINGDIQKIIDELQLAENTQKLKENSDIL, translated from the coding sequence ATGATTGATAGACTTAATATCGTAAAACAGCGATTTGATGAGGTAAATGACTTGATCATACAACCTGATGTGATATCAGATCAGAAGCGATATATTGAATTAAATAAAGAGTACAAGGACCTTAAGGCCCTGATGGATGAGCGCGAGAAGTACGTTAGCTTAACCGAAAATATTAGTGAAGCCGAGGAAATAATATCAGACGGGAGTGATCCCGAAATGACTGAAATGGCTAAACTTCAGTTGGAAGAGGCTAAATCTCAGCTTCCTGAATTAGAGGAAAAGATCCGTATGATGCTTATTCCTAAGGATCCTGAAGATGGTAAAAATATTGTAATGGAGATCCGCGCCGGAACAGGTGGTGATGAAGCGAGCATCTTTGCAGGTGATCTTTACAGGATGTATACCAAATATGTTGAAAGTAAAGGCTGGAAGCATAATATCGTTGATTTTAGCGAAGGTACCAGTGGTGGTTTTAAGGAGATGATCTTCGAGGTTTCCGGAGAAGAAGTTTACGGTACAATGAAATTCGAGGCTGGAGTGCATCGGGTGCAAAGGGTACCACAAACCGAAACTCAGGGACGGGTTCACACTTCAGCTGCTACCGTGATGGTTTTGCCGGAAGCCGAAGAATTTGATGTGGAAATAGATCCAAAAGAAGTAAGAATAGATTACTTCTGTTCTTCAGGTCCCGGTGGGCAATCGGTGAATACAACCTATTCTGCCGTACGTTTAACTCACGAACCAACAGGATTGGTGGCTCAGTGTCAGGATCAGAAATCTCAGCATAAGAACAAGGAAAAAGCTTTCCGTGTATTAAGATCAAGATTGTATGAGATGGAACTTGCCAAGAAAATGGAAGCCGATGCTGCTAAGAGGAATTCTATGGTTTCAAGTGGTGACCGAAGTGCAAAGATCCGGACTTACAATTATGCGCAAAGTCGTGTGACCGATCACCGTATTAATCTTACGCTGTATGACCTTTCCAATATTATCAACGGGGATATTCAAAAAATCATCGATGAACTACAGCTTGCGGAAAATACCCAGAAATTAAAAGAGAACTCCGATATTCTATAA
- a CDS encoding lysoplasmalogenase family protein encodes MPPKLLLPILTIFLLVANIFVISEFEMDYSRWSRLISTGLYFLVLLWQNTYGKRIFWVFVLFLIADILLFQYENNLVNTATFLIRITAYILLVLTVAPELRNLKTNLFQKVVFGVVLGLNLGMLFFLLEMVPSKFKYPFLEFFFVIYGMSMIALVIAAISYNNRYANKISFYFTAGTLFLVFSDITSFIAYYLEFSEFYYADRIFYLLGAAVLVKFTLFNRSHEAVPEFESL; translated from the coding sequence ATGCCCCCAAAGTTGTTGTTGCCCATTCTGACCATATTTCTGCTCGTTGCAAACATTTTTGTGATCTCTGAATTTGAAATGGATTATAGCAGGTGGTCAAGACTAATAAGTACAGGCCTGTACTTTCTGGTGCTTTTATGGCAAAACACTTATGGTAAAAGAATATTCTGGGTTTTCGTCCTGTTCCTTATCGCCGATATTTTACTGTTTCAGTACGAAAATAATTTAGTGAACACTGCAACTTTTCTTATCAGGATCACGGCTTATATTTTACTGGTTTTGACGGTAGCACCGGAACTCAGAAATTTAAAAACCAATCTCTTTCAAAAGGTCGTCTTCGGGGTCGTTCTCGGACTTAATTTAGGAATGCTGTTTTTCTTACTGGAAATGGTGCCTTCCAAATTTAAATACCCCTTTCTGGAGTTCTTCTTTGTGATCTATGGAATGTCCATGATCGCCTTGGTGATTGCCGCGATCTCGTATAATAACCGGTATGCAAATAAGATCTCTTTTTATTTTACTGCAGGAACGCTCTTTTTGGTATTTTCAGATATAACATCTTTTATCGCTTACTATCTGGAGTTTTCTGAATTTTATTATGCCGATCGTATTTTTTATCTTTTGGGCGCCGCAGTGCTGGTGAAATTTACATTATTTAACAGAAGTCACGAAGCGGTACCCGAGTTTGAAAGCCTTTAA
- a CDS encoding Lrp/AsnC family transcriptional regulator translates to MKIDDLNWAILEELQANARISFSELGRKIGLTSPAVAERVKKMEDAGIINSYKTNLSHQKTGYQLRAIITLRAFMGRLKAFLETVKSFKEVVNCYRITGNENIIMEVVLQDQAHLEKLIDKLITYGETRTHIILSNVVEDAPIKKKLNTGN, encoded by the coding sequence ATGAAAATAGATGATCTTAACTGGGCTATTTTAGAGGAATTGCAGGCGAATGCAAGAATATCATTCTCTGAATTAGGCCGAAAAATTGGTCTTACTTCCCCGGCGGTTGCAGAGCGCGTAAAGAAAATGGAGGATGCCGGAATTATTAATTCCTATAAAACTAATCTCTCACATCAGAAAACCGGATACCAGTTAAGAGCAATTATTACTTTACGGGCATTTATGGGGAGGTTAAAGGCATTTCTGGAAACGGTTAAGAGCTTTAAAGAGGTAGTGAACTGTTATCGTATTACCGGGAATGAAAATATAATAATGGAAGTCGTGCTCCAGGATCAGGCTCATCTGGAAAAACTTATAGATAAGCTTATTACCTATGGGGAAACCCGTACTCATATCATTCTTTCCAATGTGGTAGAAGACGCTCCAATAAAGAAAAAGTTAAACACCGGGAATTGA
- a CDS encoding DUF1684 domain-containing protein, with product MLRRLFCLGGFLLVFISSDLAYSQKADLVKSSKEFQKELNEEFRDPEESPLDLEDLANFEALEFFEIDPDFIVKAEFVRTPAESPFMMKTSTDRMPVYVKYGELYFSLNNKNYKLNVYQNQELTQDPEYFDYLFLPFTDRTNGKTTYGGGRYIDLRIPQTNEVVIDFNKAYNPYCAYSGRYSCPIPPEENDLDIEIPAGVKAFEGH from the coding sequence ATGCTTCGCAGACTGTTTTGTTTGGGTGGATTCCTTTTGGTGTTTATAAGCTCAGACCTTGCTTATTCTCAAAAAGCTGATCTTGTTAAAAGTTCCAAAGAGTTTCAAAAGGAATTGAACGAAGAGTTCAGGGACCCGGAGGAATCTCCTCTGGATCTTGAAGATCTGGCAAATTTCGAGGCTTTGGAGTTCTTTGAAATTGATCCCGATTTTATTGTAAAGGCTGAGTTTGTACGTACACCCGCTGAGTCTCCTTTTATGATGAAAACCAGTACAGACAGAATGCCGGTTTATGTGAAGTATGGAGAACTGTACTTTAGTTTAAATAATAAGAATTATAAATTGAATGTTTATCAAAACCAGGAGCTTACTCAGGACCCGGAATATTTTGATTATCTCTTTTTACCCTTTACCGATAGAACGAATGGAAAGACTACTTATGGGGGAGGGAGATATATTGATCTGAGAATACCTCAAACCAATGAAGTAGTGATCGATTTTAATAAGGCGTACAATCCCTATTGTGCATACAGCGGGAGGTATTCCTGCCCAATTCCACCCGAAGAGAATGATCTGGACATAGAAATACCTGCCGGTGTAAAAGCATTTGAAGGGCATTAA
- a CDS encoding DUF4197 domain-containing protein has product MKKFIALFSILILTSCAELQSIANQLPMGVTETEMSAGLRQALEFGIDKEVTKLAKEDGFFNNPKVRIGLPPELQKVDKTLRDVGLDALANEGLKVLNRAAEDAVGEAIPVFANAVKGITFADARNILLGADNAATVYLSTKTETELYGKFNPIINNSLDRVGATKVWRNIIEKYNALPLTSDVNPDLSDYVTKKALDGVYLMIAEEEQEIRNNIGSRSTELLKRVFALQDKK; this is encoded by the coding sequence ATGAAAAAATTTATAGCCCTTTTCAGTATCCTCATTCTGACCTCCTGTGCAGAATTACAAAGCATCGCAAATCAACTGCCTATGGGCGTCACCGAAACCGAAATGAGTGCCGGTCTAAGGCAGGCGCTGGAATTCGGAATAGATAAAGAAGTTACCAAGCTCGCTAAGGAAGATGGTTTCTTTAACAATCCAAAAGTTAGAATTGGTTTACCTCCCGAACTTCAAAAGGTAGATAAAACTTTAAGAGATGTAGGGCTGGATGCACTGGCGAATGAGGGTCTTAAGGTTCTTAATCGTGCTGCCGAGGATGCTGTGGGTGAAGCCATTCCGGTTTTTGCAAATGCCGTTAAAGGGATCACTTTTGCAGATGCCAGAAACATATTACTTGGTGCAGATAATGCAGCAACTGTTTATCTCAGCACTAAAACCGAAACAGAATTATATGGCAAATTCAACCCCATAATTAATAATTCCCTGGATCGGGTAGGCGCCACCAAGGTTTGGAGAAATATAATAGAAAAGTATAATGCTTTACCACTAACCTCTGATGTAAATCCCGATCTTTCCGATTATGTGACTAAAAAAGCCCTTGACGGGGTATATCTCATGATCGCCGAAGAGGAACAGGAGATCCGTAATAACATAGGCTCCCGCTCAACGGAACTGCTTAAAAGAGTATTCGCTCTTCAAGATAAAAAATAG
- a CDS encoding MFS transporter, protein MRKLYNSYFDSFSGLRKEIWLLSFITLINRAGTMVIPFLSLYLTKSRDFSLEEVGWILSFFGLGSVTGSWLGGKLTDKIGHYKTMAGSLIISSVLFVLLQYPTTFWGFCIGIYLVMTVADIFRPAVFVAISAYSKPENRTRSVTLIRLAINLGFSAGPAIGGFIIATAGYNGLFWIDGITCLAAGILLLKLLHPKKSIAEPEDIVVNAKSALTDKLYVIFIVAMVIFGFIFIQYFSTMPLYYSNFHHLSEFEIGLLLGMNGLLIFLLEMPLIKFMESRKHTATGYVILGTLLTGISFLVINLTEWTGIIVLGMLLVTIGEMIAFPFSNSFALNRSDGRKRGSYMALYSIAFSISHIFGHNSGMQLIDRFGFKFTWYTMFGLALLACLLLAYLKYKLKNENL, encoded by the coding sequence ATGCGAAAACTTTACAATTCATATTTCGATTCATTTAGCGGACTAAGAAAAGAGATCTGGCTACTGTCGTTCATAACCTTAATAAACCGGGCTGGGACGATGGTGATACCTTTTCTCTCTCTTTACCTCACTAAAAGCAGGGATTTTAGCCTTGAGGAAGTGGGCTGGATCTTGAGTTTTTTTGGCCTGGGTTCGGTAACCGGTTCCTGGCTTGGTGGTAAACTTACCGATAAGATCGGGCATTATAAGACCATGGCGGGAAGTTTAATTATTTCCTCGGTGCTATTTGTGCTGCTTCAATATCCTACAACTTTTTGGGGCTTTTGTATTGGGATTTATCTTGTAATGACTGTAGCTGATATTTTTCGACCGGCCGTTTTTGTGGCGATTAGCGCCTATAGTAAACCCGAAAACAGAACACGCTCGGTAACCCTAATAAGACTGGCAATCAATCTGGGGTTTTCGGCAGGACCGGCAATTGGTGGATTTATCATAGCAACCGCTGGCTATAATGGCCTTTTTTGGATAGATGGAATTACCTGTTTAGCTGCTGGAATTCTACTTTTAAAACTTTTACACCCCAAAAAATCAATAGCGGAACCGGAAGATATCGTCGTCAATGCAAAATCTGCCTTAACAGATAAACTCTATGTAATATTCATAGTTGCAATGGTGATCTTCGGTTTTATTTTCATTCAGTATTTTTCCACAATGCCACTTTATTATTCCAATTTTCATCATCTTTCCGAATTTGAAATTGGACTACTACTGGGCATGAACGGCCTGCTCATATTTCTACTGGAGATGCCTCTAATTAAATTCATGGAGTCCAGAAAACATACGGCTACCGGATATGTGATCCTGGGAACTTTATTAACCGGGATCAGCTTTCTGGTGATCAATCTAACCGAATGGACAGGAATAATAGTTCTTGGTATGTTATTAGTTACCATTGGTGAAATGATCGCGTTTCCATTTTCCAATAGTTTTGCTTTAAACCGTTCCGATGGTCGCAAAAGAGGGTCCTATATGGCGCTATACAGCATCGCCTTTTCTATTAGCCATATTTTTGGACATAATTCCGGGATGCAGTTAATAGACCGGTTCGGGTTCAAATTCACCTGGTATACTATGTTTGGCCTTGCGCTGCTGGCATGCCTCCTTCTGGCCTACCTTAAATACAAATTGAAGAACGAAAACCTCTAA
- a CDS encoding DUF1328 domain-containing protein: protein MKRKTLLFLSLALITGLIGFTGLSFSGIEIVRVMFLIFADLLIISLMAKLFFPDKSKVKYQPVDRK, encoded by the coding sequence ATGAAGAGGAAGACCTTATTATTTTTATCGCTTGCGTTAATTACAGGGCTGATTGGATTCACGGGATTGTCATTTTCCGGGATTGAGATCGTTAGAGTGATGTTTTTGATATTTGCCGATTTATTGATCATTTCCCTAATGGCGAAATTGTTTTTTCCTGATAAGTCTAAGGTGAAATATCAACCTGTAGACAGAAAATAA
- the pyrF gene encoding orotidine-5'-phosphate decarboxylase, which produces MTSKELTQQIFKKKSFLCVGLDTDLEKMPTYLLSEKDPVFSFNKAIIDATHEYCVAYKPNIAFYEAIGVDGWKALKKTIDYLHSEYPEIYTIADAKRGDIGNTSRMYAKAFFEDLGFDSITVAPYMGKDSIEPFLEFTNKHTILLALTSNEGAFDFQTLKTEDDLLYKKVIQKSREWKNSENLMYVVGATKAEYLSEIRKIIPENFLLVPGVGAQGGSLEEVCKYGMTKDVGLLVNSSRKIIYASDSSNFAEIAGARAEALQRQMAVELENITS; this is translated from the coding sequence ATGACATCAAAAGAGCTAACACAGCAAATCTTTAAGAAGAAATCATTTTTATGTGTAGGTCTGGATACAGATCTGGAAAAAATGCCTACCTATCTGCTTTCAGAAAAAGATCCTGTGTTCAGCTTTAATAAGGCCATTATAGATGCTACACATGAATATTGTGTGGCCTACAAACCCAATATAGCATTCTATGAGGCTATTGGCGTTGATGGCTGGAAGGCTTTAAAAAAGACGATAGATTATCTTCATTCTGAGTATCCTGAGATCTATACTATTGCAGATGCAAAAAGAGGGGATATTGGGAATACATCCAGAATGTACGCCAAAGCCTTTTTTGAAGACCTTGGCTTCGACTCAATAACTGTAGCACCTTATATGGGGAAGGATTCAATCGAACCTTTTCTGGAGTTTACTAATAAACACACCATTTTACTCGCTTTAACTTCTAACGAAGGAGCTTTTGATTTTCAGACTCTAAAGACAGAGGATGATTTACTTTATAAAAAAGTGATCCAAAAATCCAGAGAATGGAAAAATTCGGAAAATCTGATGTATGTGGTAGGAGCTACTAAAGCCGAATATCTTTCGGAGATTAGGAAGATCATTCCTGAAAACTTCCTGTTGGTTCCAGGGGTAGGAGCACAGGGTGGTAGTCTTGAAGAGGTTTGTAAATATGGAATGACAAAGGATGTGGGGTTATTGGTGAACTCTTCAAGAAAGATCATCTATGCTTCAGATTCTTCAAATTTTGCAGAGATCGCCGGCGCCAGAGCAGAAGCCCTTCAAAGACAAATGGCTGTAGAATTGGAAAATATCACCTCCTGA
- a CDS encoding methylmalonyl-CoA mutase family protein has translation MEQQSPYKPKNKIRIVTAASLFDGHDAAINIMRRIIQATGVEVIHLGHDRSVEEVVNCAIQEDAHAIAMTSYQGGHIEYFKYMYDLLNEKGAGHIKIFGGGGGVILPDEIKELMDYGIDRIYAPDDGREMGLQGMINDMIQRVDNEVPDLNQPEKVKENVLNKEVNTIARLISLAENKNEDFKSAFSKDNFEIQKTPVLGITGTGGSGKSSLVDELVRRFLMDFPDKHIGIVSVDPSKRKTGGALLGDRIRMNSINHPRVYMRSLATRQSNLALSKYVAEAVDVLKAANYDLIILETSGIGQSDTEILDHSDVSLYVMTPEFGAATQLEKIDMLDFADLVAINKFDKRGAQDALRDVKKQYQRNHQLWHEDAEKLPVFGTIASQFNDPGMNTLYKSLMDEVEEKTKSGLSSSFEISQEMSEKIFVIPPKRTRYLSEIAENNRSYDEKAKSQVDVAQRLYGIYKTIETVAGIKTEFGADQNKYLDKHGIDQEEIYELANDDQADFLKLLFAEFDKVKMDLDPYNWEMILAWKEKVNKYTEPIYSFKVRDKEIKIETHTESLSHTKIPKVALPKYKAWGDILGWCLQENVPGEFPYTAGLYPFKRTGEDPTRMFAGEGGPERTNRRFHYVSQGLPAKRLSTAFDSVTLYGNDPDHRPDIYGKIGNSGVSICCLDDAKKLYSGFDLADPMTSVSMTINGPAPMLLGFFMNAAIDQQCEKYIKEHGLEDKVEQKLKELYDDAGIERPVYKGDLPEGNDGLGLMLLGLTGDQILDADTYAEIKKNTLNAVRGTVQADILKEDQAQNTCIFSTEFALRLMGDVQEYFIEEKVRNFYSVSISGYHIAEAGANPITQLAFTLANGFTYVEYYLSRGMDINKFGPNLSFFFSNGVDPEYAVIGRVARRIWAKALKHKYGANSRAQMLKYHIQTSGRSLHAQEIDFNDIRTTLQALYAIYDNCNSLHTNAYDEAITTPTEASVRRAMAIQLIINKELGLTKNENPIQGSFIIEELTDLVEEAVLTEFDRITERGGVLGAMETMYQRGKIQEESLYYETLKHSGEFPIIGVNTFLSSTGSPTVTPGEVIRATEEEKENQIKTLETLHSAKEDSAEATLERIKHAAINNKNLFEELMEATKVCSLGQITHALFEVGGQYRRNM, from the coding sequence ATGGAACAACAAAGTCCCTACAAACCTAAAAATAAAATAAGAATTGTAACTGCTGCTTCTCTTTTTGACGGTCATGATGCTGCCATAAATATAATGAGGCGTATCATACAGGCTACGGGAGTTGAAGTCATCCACCTGGGTCACGACCGTAGTGTTGAAGAAGTGGTGAACTGTGCTATTCAGGAAGATGCTCATGCTATAGCCATGACTTCCTATCAGGGAGGTCATATAGAGTACTTCAAGTATATGTATGATCTTTTGAACGAAAAAGGTGCAGGACATATTAAGATCTTCGGTGGCGGTGGAGGTGTAATTCTGCCAGACGAGATCAAGGAGTTGATGGATTATGGAATTGACCGTATTTATGCCCCAGATGATGGAAGAGAAATGGGACTGCAAGGGATGATCAATGATATGATCCAGAGAGTGGATAATGAAGTGCCGGATCTTAATCAGCCTGAAAAAGTTAAAGAAAATGTACTTAATAAAGAGGTCAATACAATTGCAAGACTGATCTCACTGGCCGAAAATAAAAACGAAGACTTTAAGTCGGCATTTAGTAAAGATAATTTTGAAATTCAAAAAACACCTGTACTTGGTATAACAGGTACCGGAGGCTCTGGTAAATCCAGTTTGGTAGATGAGCTGGTAAGAAGATTTTTGATGGATTTCCCCGATAAACACATCGGGATCGTTTCTGTAGATCCGTCTAAGAGAAAGACCGGAGGAGCACTGCTGGGAGATAGAATTAGAATGAATTCCATAAATCACCCGCGCGTTTATATGCGTTCTCTGGCTACACGTCAGTCTAACCTGGCTTTATCCAAATATGTTGCTGAAGCGGTTGATGTGCTTAAGGCTGCAAATTATGATCTTATTATCCTGGAAACTTCAGGAATTGGCCAGAGTGATACAGAGATCCTTGATCATTCTGATGTGTCTTTATATGTAATGACTCCGGAATTTGGTGCCGCTACTCAGCTAGAAAAGATCGATATGCTGGATTTTGCAGATCTTGTTGCGATCAATAAATTTGATAAGCGCGGTGCTCAGGATGCATTGAGAGATGTGAAGAAGCAATACCAGAGAAATCATCAGTTATGGCATGAGGATGCTGAAAAACTTCCGGTATTTGGAACTATTGCATCACAGTTCAACGATCCGGGAATGAATACCTTATATAAGAGTCTGATGGATGAGGTAGAAGAAAAAACGAAATCCGGCTTGTCATCTTCTTTTGAGATCTCTCAGGAAATGAGCGAGAAGATTTTCGTTATACCTCCAAAACGTACAAGATACCTTTCAGAGATCGCGGAGAATAATAGGAGTTATGATGAAAAGGCAAAATCACAGGTTGATGTTGCACAAAGACTGTATGGTATTTACAAGACCATTGAGACTGTAGCAGGAATTAAAACCGAATTTGGAGCAGATCAGAATAAATATCTTGATAAACATGGAATAGATCAGGAAGAGATCTATGAACTTGCTAACGACGATCAGGCAGACTTTTTGAAATTATTATTCGCCGAATTCGATAAGGTGAAAATGGATCTTGATCCATATAACTGGGAAATGATCCTGGCCTGGAAGGAAAAAGTGAATAAATATACCGAGCCAATCTATAGCTTTAAGGTTAGGGATAAAGAGATAAAGATCGAGACTCATACAGAATCTTTATCACATACAAAGATCCCAAAGGTTGCCTTGCCAAAATATAAAGCCTGGGGAGATATTCTTGGATGGTGTCTTCAGGAAAATGTTCCCGGAGAGTTTCCATATACTGCCGGGCTTTATCCGTTTAAGCGAACAGGAGAAGATCCAACCAGAATGTTTGCAGGAGAAGGTGGGCCGGAAAGAACTAATAGACGTTTCCATTATGTAAGTCAGGGCTTGCCTGCTAAAAGGCTTTCTACTGCATTTGACTCTGTTACCCTTTATGGTAATGATCCAGATCACAGACCCGATATTTACGGGAAGATCGGAAACTCCGGAGTATCAATTTGCTGTCTGGATGATGCTAAAAAATTATATTCAGGATTCGACCTTGCAGATCCAATGACTTCGGTGAGTATGACCATTAATGGTCCTGCTCCAATGTTGCTAGGCTTTTTCATGAACGCTGCTATAGATCAGCAATGTGAAAAATATATCAAGGAACATGGGCTTGAAGATAAGGTTGAGCAAAAACTGAAGGAACTTTATGATGATGCAGGGATTGAAAGACCTGTATATAAAGGAGATCTTCCGGAAGGGAATGATGGATTAGGATTGATGTTACTCGGTTTAACCGGAGATCAGATCTTGGATGCAGATACCTATGCCGAAATTAAAAAGAATACACTTAATGCGGTAAGAGGAACAGTTCAGGCGGATATTCTAAAAGAAGATCAGGCGCAAAATACCTGTATCTTCTCAACTGAATTTGCGCTTAGGCTGATGGGAGATGTTCAGGAATACTTTATTGAAGAGAAAGTTAGAAACTTCTATTCTGTATCTATTTCCGGATATCATATCGCTGAAGCAGGAGCGAACCCAATTACTCAGCTGGCATTTACTCTTGCAAATGGATTCACATATGTGGAGTATTATTTAAGTCGTGGAATGGATATCAATAAATTTGGTCCAAACCTTTCCTTCTTCTTTAGCAATGGCGTGGATCCTGAATATGCGGTGATAGGAAGAGTTGCCAGAAGAATCTGGGCTAAAGCTCTTAAGCATAAATACGGAGCCAATTCACGTGCTCAAATGCTGAAATATCACATTCAGACTTCAGGAAGATCACTGCACGCACAGGAAATCGATTTTAACGATATCAGAACTACGCTTCAGGCGCTTTATGCGATCTACGATAACTGTAATTCATTGCATACAAATGCTTATGATGAAGCCATTACTACGCCTACCGAAGCTTCGGTAAGAAGAGCTATGGCGATACAGCTAATTATCAATAAGGAGTTAGGTCTTACTAAAAATGAGAACCCAATTCAGGGATCATTCATCATTGAAGAGTTAACCGACCTTGTTGAGGAAGCGGTACTAACCGAATTTGACAGAATCACCGAAAGAGGTGGAGTACTGGGTGCGATGGAAACCATGTATCAGAGAGGTAAGATTCAGGAAGAAAGTCTGTATTACGAAACTCTGAAGCATAGCGGGGAATTCCCTATTATTGGAGTGAATACTTTCTTAAGTTCTACTGGATCTCCAACGGTTACGCCGGGAGAAGTTATCCGCGCCACCGAAGAGGAGAAAGAGAATCAGATCAAAACTCTGGAAACCCTTCACAGTGCCAAAGAGGATAGTGCAGAAGCTACCTTGGAAAGAATAAAGCATGCAGCTATTAATAATAAGAACCTTTTTGAGGAGCTTATGGAAGCAACTAAAGTTTGTTCTCTTGGCCAGATCACACATGCATTATTTGAGGTGGGTGGACAGTACAGAAGGAACATGTAA
- a CDS encoding ABC transporter substrate-binding protein encodes MEIRDHLDRNIKLNKIPERIISLVPSQTELLVDLGLEDQIVGITHFCVHPSHLKKTKKRVGGTKKVNLKKIKELDPDIILCNKEENTREMVEELEKIAPVHISDVVEFEDVYELISDYGKIFDKQSLAETINSSLKKKEKSLKDLQSTDQKKKVAYFIWNDPLMVAGTDTFIDSMLRLNNLDNAFIKSRYPVTSLEELADMEIDLCMLSSEPYPFKEEHKDMFAEVAREVEIVNGEYFSWYGTRLLEALDYFKELN; translated from the coding sequence ATGGAAATCCGGGATCATTTAGACAGAAATATTAAACTAAATAAGATTCCGGAAAGGATCATTTCCCTTGTGCCCAGTCAAACGGAACTCCTTGTAGACCTCGGGCTTGAAGATCAAATTGTGGGAATCACACATTTCTGTGTGCATCCTTCTCATCTTAAAAAGACTAAAAAAAGGGTAGGAGGTACAAAAAAGGTCAATCTCAAAAAGATCAAAGAATTGGATCCGGATATCATTCTTTGTAATAAAGAGGAGAATACCAGGGAAATGGTGGAAGAACTGGAGAAGATCGCTCCTGTTCATATTTCAGATGTGGTTGAATTTGAGGATGTATATGAGTTGATCTCAGACTACGGAAAAATTTTCGATAAACAGAGTCTCGCTGAGACCATTAATAGCTCCCTCAAGAAAAAGGAAAAATCTTTAAAAGACCTTCAGTCGACAGATCAAAAGAAAAAAGTGGCTTATTTTATCTGGAATGATCCACTTATGGTTGCTGGAACCGATACATTTATTGATTCAATGCTTCGATTGAATAACCTGGATAATGCCTTTATAAAATCGCGGTATCCCGTGACTTCTTTGGAAGAATTGGCTGATATGGAAATTGATCTTTGTATGCTTTCTTCAGAACCCTATCCTTTTAAGGAAGAACATAAAGACATGTTTGCGGAAGTGGCCCGGGAAGTGGAAATAGTGAATGGGGAATATTTTAGCTGGTACGGAACCAGACTGCTAGAAGCATTGGATTACTTTAAGGAATTAAATTAG
- a CDS encoding Lacal_2735 family protein, protein MFRIFDNKSREERLCEKYSRLMQRAYKIALIDKDKSDRLNERARKIYQELRRMNSRLIET, encoded by the coding sequence ATGTTTAGAATATTTGATAACAAATCCAGAGAAGAGCGCTTATGCGAAAAGTACTCAAGACTTATGCAACGCGCTTACAAGATTGCTTTGATAGATAAGGACAAAAGCGACAGGCTAAATGAGAGAGCCAGAAAGATCTATCAGGAACTAAGACGAATGAATTCAAGGTTGATAGAAACCTAA